The following nucleotide sequence is from Brevinematia bacterium.
AATTGGCTGAGCTACTTGGGAGATTCTCAGAGGAAGATCCTTCTTTTATAGTTAAGTTTAACGACTTTTCAAAAGAGCTTGAAGTACACTGCCAAGGAGAGAACCAGTTTAACATCTATACGGAGATACTCAGAGAGAGATACAAGATAGACTTTACTCTAGATACTCCTAAGATCCCTTATAGGGAAACCATAACAAAACAAGTTGAGGCTCATTACAAGCATAAAAAACAGACAGGTGGTCATGGACAGTATGGAGAAGTTTTTATAAGGGTAGAGCCTATTGGCAGAGGAAAGGGATTTGAGTTTGTTGACCAAATAAAGGGAGGACATATACCTAAACAGTTTATACCTTCCGTTGAGAAAGGGGTCTTGAGTGCTATGGAGGAAGGAGTCTTGGGAAGGTATCCAGTTGTTGATGTGAGAGTTATTCTCTATGAAGGTTCATATCATGAGGTAGATTCTTCCGATATATCGTTTCAAATAGCAGGGTGGCATGCTATGAAGATAGCGTTGGAAAACGGAAACCCTGCAATACTAGAACCAATAATGGATGTGAAAATAATAGTTGAAGAAAGCTATATGGGCTCAATAACTGAGGATCTAAGCAGTAGAAGAGGTAGAATAAACAATATAGACAGAAAGGAGGATGGAACAGTGATAATAAGCGCTTATGTTCCTATGGCTGAGATGATAAAGTATTCTTCTGCTTTAAGTTCTATAACGAAGGGAACTGGCAGGTTTACAATGACTCTAGCTTACTACGACTTCCTACCAGAGAAATCTCAAAAAGAAGTGGCAGAGTTAGGAAGAAGGATAAAGGAAAAGATAGCATCTCATAGCTAGGTCAAATTACGGTTTTTGTTCTATAGTTGGTCATAGAATCGTCTATCGTTTCTGTGTTCTTCAACAAACTTATACTGTGCTTTACAGTAATTCGGTTACTGAGTTTATCTCTCCCAGAGACTTGCTACTGTTTGAGTTGTGAGTTACAGAAATTTTGTTTTATTATAAGGTAGGGGTAGGAAGTATGAAGTTACTATGTAGATTGTGTCTTTTAGTGGTTATCTGTGTACTTCTTCCAGGGGTATTGTCTTATGGCTACTCTAAAGTGGAGAAAATAGGGGTAATAGACTTAGTTGAGGTTTTTGACGACTTTGTTGAAAGGAAGGAAGTTGGGAAAGAGTTTAGTGTATACAAGAAAACGTCTATGGAGAAATTGGAAAAGATGAAGACAGAAATAGGAGAGCTGAGAAATAAAGTAGTGGAATTATCAAACTCTATTGTAGCTATGGGAACCAATGTAGATCCTCAACTGTTCCAGAAATACAACGATTTGCTTAAAGAATACACTAATAAGGTTGATATCTACCTAATTGAGGCTAAGAAGGTTGAAGAATCTCTGAACAAGTATAGGGATTCTTTGAAGCAATATGTGTATAAAGATATTATGGGATACATAAAGAGTTATGGTGATAAAAACGGTTTTTCTATAATATTTGACACTAGGGGTAATTTGATTTACTATTCCAAAGGAAATGATATTACGTCTGATTTGAACAAGTGGATAAAGGTGCAAGAGGATGCGAAGAAAAAATACTGAGGTTTAGATTATGAAATACACTGTCAAAAGTTTAGCAAGTTTTGTTGGTGGGATAGTTGAAGGGGATTATAACGAGGAGATCTACGGGATAGCGGAGTATACCAATGGTAAAAAAGGACAGATCACTTTTACTGTTGATAAGCGCAAGTATGAGGAGGCGTTGAGGACAGAAGTATCTGCGATAGTAGTTCCCCACGAATTTGAGTATAAAGGTAAAACTTTAGTAAAAGTTGAGGATCCGAAATTTGCGATGGCTCGTGTAGCTCAGCTTTTCAATCCTTATGAAAAGTTGGGCTTTGAGGGAATATCGGATAAGGTGTCTATTGGTAGTAATGTCAAAATGGGAAAGAATGTAACTATAATGCCATTTGTGGTTATTCAGGATGATGTTGAGATAGGAAATAACGTTATCATCTACTCTAATGTTTTCATTGGATATGGTGTTAGGATTGGCAATAATGTTGTTCTAAGACCTAATGTTGTGGTGTATCCTGGTAGTATAATAGGGAACAATGTAATAATTCATGCTGGAGCTGTAATAGGTGCTGATGGATTTGGATATGTTCTGCATAAGGGAGAATATCATAAACTACCACATATAGGAAGGGTTTTTATTGAGGATAATGTGGAAATAGGAGCAAATACTTGCATTGATAGGGCATTTATTGGTGAAACGATAATAAAGAAGGGAACCAAGATAGATAACTTAGTACAGATAGCTCACAATGTTAAAATAGGAGAAAACTGTATAATAGTTTCACAAGCTGGAGTTGCTGGTAGCACTGAAATAGGCAATAACGTCATTATTGCTGGGCAAGCGGGAGTAGTGGATCATGCAAAGATTGGAGATAACGTTGTAATAATGGCTAGAGCTGGTGTTGATGATAGGGAAGTCCCTCCTAATAAGATTCTTTTAGGAACTCCTGCTAGGGATGCATTGGAACAGAAGAGAATATTTGCAGCGGAAACTAAATTGCCCGAGTTGGTCAAGAAAATAAAACACTTAGAGGAAGAAATAGAAAGTCTGAAAGAGAAATGAAATATGACCTCCAGAGAATTTCCAGGACTTACTATAGAGAGAAGAGATGCTCTGCTCTCTTTTGAGCAGAAAATCGGTGTTAGATTCAAAGATCTTTCTCTGTTACACCAAAGTTTAGTTCACTCTTCCTATGTGAAGTATAATGCTCTTCCCTCAATTATGTCAAATGAACGTCTAGAGTTTGTTGGTGATGCTCTTATATCTATGGTGATTAGCGAATACTTGTATAGAAACTACCCTAATTTTGATGAAGGTATGTTGTCAAGTGTAAAGGCAGATGTGGTGAGTAGAAAGATTATGTATGATATAGGAATTAAGATCGGTATAGATGAGTATATTCTTACAGTCCCATCGTTGGACAAATTTGATTACAGAGGTAGAAGAACTATAATATCAAACACTTTTGAAGCTTTGGTAGGGGCTATGTTTTTGTCAAATGGACTGGAAACTACCAAGGATTTTGTCCTAAAACTATTCTTGCCGGCAATTGAAAGTAGAATCAGAGATGGAACTAGTGATTTCAAAAGTCTTCTGCAACACTACGTAGTAAGATCGTTTGATACTTATCCGGATTATTTAGTTGTCAGTGAAAGTGGACCTGATCATCAAAAAGAGTTTTTGGTAAAAGTGCTGGTAAATGGCAAGGTTCTTGGTGAGGGTAGAGGATTTTCAAAAAAGGAAGCTGAGCAGTATGCAGCTAAGAATGCTTTGGAAAACTTGAACCACGTATTATAGTATATGACTTAAATGCATACCGCAACGAATGAATCCAAAGTTCTTATTTTGTCAAAAATTTTCTTGATTGATGTAAATTTGGCTTCACTTCTGCTTGCTTCTTCTATAGTTTTCTCAGGTATGTCTACATTGGAAATAATCAGTATATTACTTTTGTCAATTTCTAGTTTTTCGTCTATTAATCTTACCGCTTCGCCATTGTGACAGTAGGTCTTCGTGTGTTTGGATGGATTAACCAGTATTCTATCTCCAACTATTTCAAAAGAGGTAATGCTAACCTGTAGTGGTAGTTCTCTTTCTCTAAGGAAGTTGTTGGTGATTTTTTCTAATTCCTCGTGTGTTATCTCTTCAGTGGAGTAACTCTTGATTATTCCCTTTATGGCGAGTAGAGCAAAGTTTGAGAGAAACAATCTATCAGGAACGAAAAATAAAAAACCTATGAGCTTGTCTTTACTCATACTGATGTCAAAGTAATACCCTCTATGAGCCTCGGTATCTTCAATGTATTTGTAAGCAATAACTTTGTCAAAATACAGAAACACTTCACTATCTTTGATGAGGAGATATTTCGCTTTTTCAAAAGATTCAACTTCCCTAACATGGAATTCTCTTTTCTCTTCAATATCCTTCGCCAATGGTAAAACAAGAGTATTTGCTATTGTTTTCTCTAGTTCGTGGAATACGGGAAAGTATTCCTTCATAATTGTTTTATCGCATTCTCGTGCGTAAGAACCTTTTATAACCTTAGGTAGCTTTATCAGTAGATAGTCTGTTTCGGAAACCTCGTTTGAAATTCTGAAAATACATATTAGGTTATTTATTGTAAAAAAATTCACAATCTCTTTACCGGAATCAAGAATGTCGTTTATTAGCATGCTCCTTTTGTTTAGCATCTTAGACAGAATGAAAGGAGGAAGAGAGTTTTGCGGAACTATTGAGATCTTAAGGTGTTTTGAGGTTTTGTTGAACAGCTTGGGTATCACTTCTTTGAAATTTTCAACTCTCTTTGGTGCAATTTTGTAAAACTCTTTCAAAAAGTTATCAATGTCTGATATCAGTAGTTCGCATGTTATGACTTTTCTTCTGAAATACCAAGTGATAGCAAGTACTGAGAGTATGATCAGGGCTGAAATTATGCTTGTTTGTGTGAGCCAGAGAGGAAGCCTGTCTTTGAAAATTATAATTGATAAGATTATGGCCGTTGCCCACAGTAGCAGTATAATTGAGCTTAATTTTAGATTTTTCAGTCCAAAGGTAAAAATCAGTGAGATAAGAATGTTAAGCGATATAATGGTGAAAATTGTGAAAATTTCGGTGAGAAAGTTTACAATCGTCATAGTTGATGAAAACGAGGTAATAAGAGTGAGACAAGACATTATAGCATGGTTAGACTGAGGTAACGTAGCTTTGGTTATTGAAAGAATAGAATAGATAAGCAAAAAAGTTAAGGTAACTCCTAGGAATAGTAGGCCTATGTTTTCTTTTAAGATGTAGTGTAGGAGTAGAGTTAGAGTAACAGAGACTAATGAAAAAAATTGTATTTTCTTTTTAAGTTTTAGTGGTTTAGTAAGCGAGAGAAAGAGAACTAAGGTCTGTGAAGAAAATGTGATTATTGATAATGCTATTACTGCCCAAGATAAAAATGGTGATATAGGGTTTTTCAAGAGATAGGACAGAATAATAACTATTGGTAGAGGTATAGAGAGAAGCAGATAAACTCTGTGCTTTTTCTTTGAGTTTACTATTGAGATTAAGGAATAAAGCTCTCCAGATCTTGATAGTTGAAGTAATCCTATAAAAGAGGGTACTGATGAGATAAGAATTATCATCTCATCAAAACTTTTTGGGTAGAACAGTAGTAAGAGCGTTGCAGAGATTATGAAGATAGCTATCCAGGTTGCGATTACTATTTTAAGCATAAACTACGAAATCATTATCAATAAAAGCGTTTCAATCTTCAATATTCAGTATCTTTCCCCTAGGCTTATATGGGAGTCCAAACAGAAATTTTTTGATGGAATAGTTTGCATTTACAACTTTTTTGGTTGTTGTAGATTTTCCCTAAAGAGATTTTTCTGTTAAGCTTTCTTCTCTAAGTTTCTTTGAGAGCTCTAACTAAGCTTGCCCACTTGCTACTCTTGAGTTCATC
It contains:
- a CDS encoding OmpH family outer membrane protein, with amino-acid sequence MKLLCRLCLLVVICVLLPGVLSYGYSKVEKIGVIDLVEVFDDFVERKEVGKEFSVYKKTSMEKLEKMKTEIGELRNKVVELSNSIVAMGTNVDPQLFQKYNDLLKEYTNKVDIYLIEAKKVEESLNKYRDSLKQYVYKDIMGYIKSYGDKNGFSIIFDTRGNLIYYSKGNDITSDLNKWIKVQEDAKKKY
- the lpxD gene encoding UDP-3-O-(3-hydroxymyristoyl)glucosamine N-acyltransferase, which codes for MKYTVKSLASFVGGIVEGDYNEEIYGIAEYTNGKKGQITFTVDKRKYEEALRTEVSAIVVPHEFEYKGKTLVKVEDPKFAMARVAQLFNPYEKLGFEGISDKVSIGSNVKMGKNVTIMPFVVIQDDVEIGNNVIIYSNVFIGYGVRIGNNVVLRPNVVVYPGSIIGNNVIIHAGAVIGADGFGYVLHKGEYHKLPHIGRVFIEDNVEIGANTCIDRAFIGETIIKKGTKIDNLVQIAHNVKIGENCIIVSQAGVAGSTEIGNNVIIAGQAGVVDHAKIGDNVVIMARAGVDDREVPPNKILLGTPARDALEQKRIFAAETKLPELVKKIKHLEEEIESLKEK
- the rnc gene encoding ribonuclease III, which produces MTSREFPGLTIERRDALLSFEQKIGVRFKDLSLLHQSLVHSSYVKYNALPSIMSNERLEFVGDALISMVISEYLYRNYPNFDEGMLSSVKADVVSRKIMYDIGIKIGIDEYILTVPSLDKFDYRGRRTIISNTFEALVGAMFLSNGLETTKDFVLKLFLPAIESRIRDGTSDFKSLLQHYVVRSFDTYPDYLVVSESGPDHQKEFLVKVLVNGKVLGEGRGFSKKEAEQYAAKNALENLNHVL